In Hevea brasiliensis isolate MT/VB/25A 57/8 chromosome 13, ASM3005281v1, whole genome shotgun sequence, a single genomic region encodes these proteins:
- the LOC110650773 gene encoding uncharacterized protein LOC110650773, whose amino-acid sequence MSDHLVFCADRLITPKSLQEMEEDKEPVSSGECSSSHTADEHTCVIDVERVGKHGVSEEEEPLIQTMECRICQEEDSINNLEAPCACSGSLKFAHRKCVQRWCNEKGDITCEICHQPYEPGYTAPPPPLPMEDTAIDISEGWTIAGTPLDLHDPRILAMAAAERHFLEAEYDDYADSSASGATFCRSAALILMALLLLRHAMSLTGDGDEDASAFFSLFLIRAAGFLLPCYIMAWAISILQRRRQRQEAAALTATEVAFMLQAGQRRSLQVTIAPGSGTTPHQAATPQQEPLQ is encoded by the exons ATGAGTGATCACCTGGTTTTCTGTGCTGATAGACTCATAACGCCCAAAAGTTTGCAGGAAATGGAAGAAGATAAGGAGCCAGTATCTTCTGGGGAGTGTTCATCATCTCATACTGCTGATGAACACACTTGTGTTATTGATGTTGAGCGAGTGGGGAAACACGGGGTATCAGAGGAAGAAGAACCACTTATTCAAACAATGGAATGTCGCATTTGCCAGGAGGAAGATAGCATTAATAATTTGGAAGCTCCATGTGCTTGTAGTGGTAGCTTGAAG TTTGCACACAGGAAATGTGTTCAGCGGTGGTGTAATGAAAAAGGAGACATAACTTGTGAGATATGTCATCAG CCTTATGAACCTGGTTATACTGCCCCTCCACCTCCCCTTCCAATGGAAGATACAGCAATTGATATCAG TGAGGGTTGGACCATTGCGGGCACTCCTTTGGATTTGCATGATCCTCGAATTTTAGCTATGGCAGCAGCAGAACGTCATTTTTTAGAGGCAGAATATGACGATTATGCTGATTCCAGTGCTAGTGGAGCTACATTTTGCCGCTCTGCAGCTCTAATT TTAATGGCTCTTCTACTCTTGAGGCATGCTATGTCCCTCACTGGAGATGGCGATGAAGATGCTTCTGCATTTTTCTCT CTTTTCCTGATAAGGGCTGCTGGTTTTCTTCTCCCATGTTACATCATGGCCTGGGCCATCAGTATATTGCAGCGACGAAGACAAAGACAG GAAGCGGCAGCTCTTACAGCAACCGAGGTTGCATTCATGCTGCAGGCAGGGCAACGACGGAGCTTGCAAGTCACAATAGCACCTGGATCTGGAACAACTCCTCACCAAGCTGCAACTCCACAACAAGAGCCACTTCAATGA
- the LOC110650771 gene encoding protein EMBRYO DEFECTIVE 514, with amino-acid sequence MAEEKAAEPTEFNQGRLDPVSEDMDLVEESAANAAKRAREEEGKDDVSKKQKVDKSVEEERLENLEGEHKEDDEEGEEEKEETAPVSLGPKSFGSAVEMFDYFYNFLHYWPPNINVNKYEQMVLLDLLKKGHSEPEKKIGVGIQAFQVRYHPMWKSRCFFLIRDDDSVDDFSFRKCVDKILPLPEDMKIKSDGNNKGYGGKGSGGGRGGRGRGRGRGRGHGRGRGGKSRN; translated from the exons ATGGCAGAAGAGAAAGCAGCTGAACCCACCGAGTTCAACCAGGGGCGACTCGACCCAGTCTCAGAAGACATGGATCTCGTGGAGGAATCGGCCGCGAATGCCGCGAAACGAGCAAGGGAGGAGGAAGGAAAAGACGATGTGTCGAAGAAGCAGAAGGTGGACAAGTCAGTTGAGGAAGAGAGATTAGAGAATCTTGAGGGAGAGCATAAGGAAGACGACGAGGAAGGGGAGGAAGAGAAGGAGGAGACAGCTCCGGTTAGTTTGGGTCCGAAGAGTTTCGGATCCGCGGTGGAGATGTTTGATTACTTCTATAATTTCCTTCATTATTGGCCTCCAAATATCAATGTCAACAAG TATGAGCAGATGGTGTTGCTGGACTTGCTTAAGAAGGGCCATTCAGAACCTGAGAAAAAGATTGGTGTTGGAATCCAAGCTTTCCAAGTCCGATATCATCCAATGTGGAAGAGTAGATGCTTCTTTCTGATTAGGGATGATGATTCTGTTGATGATTTCAGCTTCAGGAAGTGTGTGGATAAAATACTTCCACTGCCTGAGGACATGAAAATAAAATCTGATGGAAACAATAAGGGTTATGGTGGAAAAGGTAGTGGTGGTGGAAGAGGAGGTCGAGGTCGAGGCCGAGGCCGAGGCCGTGGCCATGGCCGTGGAAGAGGTGGTAAATCAAGAAACTGA